A DNA window from Pogona vitticeps strain Pit_001003342236 chromosome 2, PviZW2.1, whole genome shotgun sequence contains the following coding sequences:
- the LOC140703818 gene encoding uncharacterized protein LOC140703818 has product MMHSDCASLKKTVRGGRRYKCQQCGKSLSQSSSLSSHQRTHTGEKPYKCMECGKSFSQRVHLSSHQRTHTGEKPYQCMECGKSFSQRIHLRLHRRTHTGEKPYQCMDCGKSFSNSGHLNSHRRTHTGEKPYTCMVCGKSFSQSSSLSSHHRSHTGEKPHKCMECGKSFNNSSHLRSHQRSHTGEKPYQCMECGLSISRKGNLHSHQRIHTGEKPYQCMECGKSFIQSSSLSSHQRSHTGEKPYKCMECGKSFSRSSALSSHHRTHTGEKPYTCMECGKSFSRSSALSSHHRTHTGEKPYTCMECGKSFSCSSALSSHHRTHTGEKPYTCMECGKSFRQSSVLSSHQRTHTGEKPYKCMECWKSFRDSSTLRSHQRIHSGEKPHKCMECGKSFSQSSALSSHHRTHTGEKPYKCMECGKNFSQSSQLNSHQRSHTGETP; this is encoded by the coding sequence ATGATGCACAGTGATTGTGCTTCACTTAAAAAAACAGTGAGAGGTGGGAGACGCTACAAATGCcaacagtgtggaaagagcttaaGTCAGAGCAgtagcctcagttcccatcaaagaactcacactggggagaaaccttataaatgcatggagtgtgggaagagcttcagtcagagagttcacctgagttcacatcaaagaactcacactggggagaaaccctatcaatgcatggagtgtgggaagagcttcagtcagagaatTCACCTGAGATTACatcgaagaactcacactggggaaaaaccctatcaatgcatggactgtggaaagagcttcagtaataGCGGTCACCTGAATTcacatcgaagaactcacactggggagaaaccatatacatgcatggtatgtggaaagagtttcagtcagagcagtagcctcagttcccatcacagaagtcacactggggagaaaccacataaatgcatggaatgtgggaagagcttcaataATAGCAGTCACCTGCGTTCACACCAAAgatctcacactggggagaaaccctatcaatgcatggaatgtggattgAGTATCAGTCGGAAGGGCAACCTGcattcccatcaaagaattcacactggggaaaaaccatatcaatgcatggaatgtggaaagagtttcattcagagcagtagcctcagttcccatcaaagatctcacactggggagaaaccatataaatgcatggaatgtggaaagagctttagtcgtagcagtgccctgagttcacatcacagaactcacactggggagaaaccatatacatgcatggaatgtggaaagagctttagtcgtagcagtgccctgagttcacatcacagaactcacactggggagaaaccatatacatgcatggaatgtggaaagagcttcagttgtagtagtgccctgagttcacatcacagaactcacactggggagaaaccatatacatgcatggaatgtggaaagagcttcaggcagagcagtgtcctgagttcccatcaaagaactcacactggggagaaaccatataaatgcatggaatgttgGAAGAGCTTCAGAGATAGCAGTACCCTTagatcacatcaaagaattcacagtggggagaaaccacataaatgcatggaatgtggaaagagcttcagtcagagcagtgccctgagttcccatcacagaactcacactggggagaaaccgtataaatgcatggaatgtggaaagaacttcagtcagagcagtcagcTGAATTCACACCAAAGATCTCACACTGGGGAGACACCATAG